Proteins from a single region of Gasterosteus aculeatus chromosome 20, fGasAcu3.hap1.1, whole genome shotgun sequence:
- the LOC120810753 gene encoding uncharacterized protein LOC120810753 isoform X26, producing the protein MERDDDWFVWLDVVARETSYVPPVTLERRDPTGAENAASVAGTATAEDTRGAVAEETKIIEKAPRYLQEMPKRPPPDRDDDWFVLLDVTPRESSYKPPVALKRSDQMGAESFVAVAATATQEDIEEVVSEEKMMMDAEPRRPLALRQPVLDRDDDWFVLLDAVPRETPYVPQVAAAERVEVSPEGLVSVIPLTVGQEGEDGVGIEAADAELEGALIEARVVALPVGVRERDDVWFVLLDVPERTPTYVPPVTVAEYVEVAPEESISTAAETMTVESRKEVIVEELVVYKEDGGLQEVSQPVRERDDDDWFLLLDVVPREAPCVPPGTHSLQVCVAVPSQMYPSVEPQPMEAITTEQKLQRVDAEQIRPEREDDWFVLFDTIRQKAVAIPSVARVDIVPDMRKTVEVEVTSAESVTWQKMIIGGDSRHDETRSTEIGTSQVASLWERRAGGDDWFVLFDVLRERPVVIAPVAVVEYYVDVAAAAEPKPKFILKDVTHPAKPLEIKPSLPRPVDGDWFVLLDVAPKVPAAVDERLRAHTEVRTAEEFSANKQRARQAVAVVEETWRREAAVQQRPQAAVREVEDDWFILMNVATKKSVPERIQFLAEVSVPTARAASTIARPERRAHFEKRILEERRPLAQTHVNDDWFVLLDVAPKESVVSTQRGARPVSAPVFSQAALAEAGIPMAPLDQPQTSTPIKTSRKEERKLEVTVEAVEPSKTEAVAEVKKRAKRIEGDSIYIRHSLLMLEEFDKPQEDLLRHHASISELKRNFMEAATETRPSEWDKRLSTHSPFRTLGINGQPLPSADGSTCISLPGKGSETKTAREETGSNRGFSGTPSPSVSARRERDSVHLQVGEESWDRGEVVAFETSLAPIAEAEMAFDPSSAALEGTQEGQGPRPEVSLRPEKIVGSSPASCFGSDAPQAVRCFQPPLVQTHTVTITAVSASSPSGISTTDVPIVPTKTIIYESSKVEVDGTAEDKDGATMSSSKTVTSDATSGTTVTTTHISKVVKSGSSETRVEKRIVITADSDVDQDKEKDGGASSL; encoded by the exons ATGGAAAGAGACGACGACTGGTTTGTGTGGCTGGATGTCGTTGCCAGAGAAACCTCATATGTACCACCAG TGACGTTGGAGAGAAGGGACCCGACGGGGGCGGAGAATGCCGCGTCTGTGGCTGGAACGGCAACCGCCGAGGACACTAGAGGAGCAGTAGCTGAAGAGACAAAGATAATAGAAAAAGCACCCAGATATCTGCAGGAGATGCCAAAACGTCCACCGCCTGACAGGGACGACGACTGGTTTGTGTTGCTGGATGTTACGCCCAGAGAATCGTCATATAAACCACCAG TTGCCTTGAAGCGAAGTGACCAGATGGGTGCAGAGAGCTTTGTCGCTGTCGCTGCAACCGCCACCCAGGAGGACATTGAAGAAGTGGTGTCTGAGGAGAAAATGATGATGGACGCCGAGCCAAGACGCCCACTAGCGTTGCGGCAGCCAGTGCTCGACAGGGATGACGACTGGTTTGTGTTGTTGGATGCTGTTCCCAGAGAAACGCCATATGTGCCACAAG TTGCGGCCGCTGAGCGCGTTGAAGTGTCCCCAGAAGGACTTGTCTCCGTAATTCCACTAACAGTTGGCCAGGAGGGAGAAGACGGGGTGGGCATTGAGGCAGCAGACGCAGAACTGGAAGGAGCGCTGATTGAGGCGCGGGTTGTTGCACTGCCGGTGGGTGTGAGAGAACGAGACGACGTCTGGTTCGTGCTGCTGGATGTCCCGGAGAGAACACCAACATATGTGCCACCAG TTACCGTGGCAGAGTATGTTGAGGTTGCTCCTGAAGAAAGCATATCTACTGCGGCAGAAACGATGACTGTTGAGTCCAGGAAGGAGGTGATAGTTGAAGAGCTTGTGGTTTACAAAGAAGATGGAGGACTGCAGGAAGTATCCCAGCCAGTCAGGGAGAGAGATGATGATGACTGGTTTCTTCTACTGGATGTTGTTCCCAGAGAAGCTCCCTGCGTACCTCCAGGTACCCACAGCCTACAAG TTTGTGTGGCAGTACCGAGCCAAATGTATCCAAGCGTTGAACCTCAGCCAATGGAAGCGATCACCACAGAGCAGAAGTTGCAGCGGGTTGATGCTGAACAGATTCGGCCAGAGCGAGAGGATGACTGGTTTGTGCTGTTTGACACCATTCGTCAGAAGGCTGTAGCGATACCATCAG TGGCCCGTGTTGACATTGTTCCGGATATGAGGAAGACTGTTGAGGTTGAGGTGACCTCCGCAGAGTCCGTAACATGGCAGAAGATGATAATTGGTGGTGACAGCAGGCATGATGAGACGCGTTCAACTGAAATTGGAACAAGCCAAGTGGCTTCGCTGTGGGAGAGACGGGCAGGAGGAGATGATTGGTTTGTCCTGTTCGACGTCCTACGCGAAAGGCCTGTTGTCATAGCGCCAG TTGCTGTGGTTGAGTATTATGTGGACGTGGCGGCAGCCGCTGAACCAAAACCAAAATTCATCCTGAAAGATGTGACGCACCCAGCGAAGCCGTTGGAGATTAAACCGTCACTCCCCAGACCGGTGGATGGCGACTGGTTTGTGCTGCTAGACGTTGCGCCTAAAGTACCAG CGGCTGTGGACGAACGTCTCCGTGCACACACGGAAGTAAGAACAGCTGAAGAGTTTTCAGCCAATAAGCAGAGAGCTCGGCAGGCCGTCGCTGTGGTGGAGGAGACGTGGCGGCGGGAGGCGGCGGTGCAGCAGAGACCGCAGGCAGCAGTGAGGGAGGTGGAAGATGATTGGTTCATTCTCATGAATGTGGCCACTAAGAAATCAG TCCCTGAGCGCATCCAGTTCCTAGCGGAGGTCAGCGTTCCAACCGCTCGGGCCGCATCAACGATCGCTCGCCCGGAGAGGAGGGCACACTTTGAGAAACGCATCTTGGAGGAAAGACGTCCGCTCGCACAAACGCATGTCAATGATGATTGGTTTGTTCTACTAGACGTTGCCCCCAAAGAGTCAG TGGTGAGCACGCAGCGGGGCGCCCGTCCGGTCAGCGCTCCGGTCTTCTCCCAGGCCGCTCTAGCCGAGGCAGGGATCCCCATGGCCCCCCTCGATCAGCCCCAGACCTCCACTCCCATCAAGACCAGCCGCAAAGAGGAAAGAAAGCTGGAGGTCACTGTCGAAGCTGTGGAGCCCTCAAAGACGGAGGCTGTGGCTGAGGTCAAG AAAAGAGCTAAGAGAATTGAGGGTGACTCAATTTATATCAGACATAGCCTTTTAATGTTGGAG GAGTTCGATAAGCCTCAGGAGGACCTGCTCAGGCATCACGCCAGCATCAGCGAGCTCAAGAGGAACTTCATGGAAGCCGCCACGGAGACCAGGCCCAGCGAGTGGGACAAGCGCCTCTCCACGCACTCCCCTTTCCGCACCCTGGGTATCAACGGTCAGCCTTTGCCCAGTGCAGATGGG AGCACGTGCATTAGTCTCCCCGGCAAAGGCTCAGAGACAAAGACTGCGCGCGAGGAGACGGGCAGCAATCGGGGCTTTTCAGGCACACCGAGTCCCTCTGTGAGCGCCAGGAGGGAGCGCGACAGTGTACATCTCCAGGTTGGGGAGGAGTCATGGGATCGGGGAGAGGTCGTAGCTTTTGAGACCTCCTTGGCGCCAATCGCAGAGGCGGAGATGGCCTTCGACCCCTCCTCCGCGGCTTTAGAGGGGACCCAGGAGGGACAAGGGCCGCGTCCCGAGGTGTCGCTGCGGCCCGAGAAGATCGTTGGATCTTCCCCGGCTTCCTGTTTCGGGAGCGATGCCCCACAGGCGGTTCGCTGCTTCCAG CCCCCTCTGGTGCAGACCCACACAGTCACCATCACAGCCGTCTCCGCCTCCTCACCCAGTGGCATCTCCACCACAGACGTGCCTATCGTCCCGACCAAGACCATCATCTATGAGTCCTCAAAG GTGGAAGTTGACGGGACAGCTGAGGACAAGGACGGCGCAACTATGTCCAGCTCCAAGACCGTTACCTCAGACGCCACCAGCGGCACCACGGTCACCACCACTCACATCTCAAAG GTAGTGAAGAGCGGATCCTCAGAGACCCGCGTGGAGAAGAGAATCGTCATAACCGCAGACTCTGACGTCGACCAAGACAAG GAGAAAGACGGCGGAGCGTCGTCATTGTAA
- the LOC120810753 gene encoding uncharacterized protein LOC120810753 isoform X25 — MERDDDWFVWLDVVARETSYVPPVTLERRDPTGAENAASVAGTATAEDTRGAVAEETKIIEKAPRYLQEMPKRPPPDRDDDWFVLLDVTPRESSYKPPVALKRSDQMGAESFVAVAATATQEDIEEVVSEEKMMMDAEPRRPLALRQPVLDRDDDWFVLLDAVPRETPYVPQVAAAERVEVSPEGLVSVIPLTVGQEGEDGVGIEAADAELEGALIEARVVALPVGVRERDDVWFVLLDVPERTPTYVPPVTVAEYVEVAPEESISTAAETMTVESRKEVIVEELVVYKEDGGLQEVSQPVRERDDDDWFLLLDVVPREAPCVPPGTHSLQVCVAVPSQMYPSVEPQPMEAITTEQKLQRVDAEQIRPEREDDWFVLFDTIRQKAVAIPSVARVDIVPDMRKTVEVEVTSAESVTWQKMIIGGDSRHDETRSTEIGTSQVASLWERRAGGDDWFVLFDVLRERPVVIAPVAVVEYYVDVAAAAEPKPKFILKDVTHPAKPLEIKPSLPRPVDGDWFVLLDVAPKVPAAVDERLRAHTEVRTAEEFSANKQRARQAVAVVEETWRREAAVQQRPQAAVREVEDDWFILMNVATKKSVVPERIQFLAEVSVPTARAASTIARPERRAHFEKRILEERRPLAQTHVNDDWFVLLDVAPKESVVSTQRGARPVSAPVFSQAALAEAGIPMAPLDQPQTSTPIKTSRKEERKLEVTVEAVEPSKTEAVAEVKKRAKRIEGDSIYIRHSLLMLEEFDKPQEDLLRHHASISELKRNFMEAATETRPSEWDKRLSTHSPFRTLGINGQPLPSADGSTCISLPGKGSETKTAREETGSNRGFSGTPSPSVSARRERDSVHLQVGEESWDRGEVVAFETSLAPIAEAEMAFDPSSAALEGTQEGQGPRPEVSLRPEKIVGSSPASCFGSDAPQAVRCFQPPLVQTHTVTITAVSASSPSGISTTDVPIVPTKTIIYESSKVEVDGTAEDKDGATMSSSKTVTSDATSGTTVTTTHISKVVKSGSSETRVEKRIVITADSDVDQDKEKDGGASSL, encoded by the exons ATGGAAAGAGACGACGACTGGTTTGTGTGGCTGGATGTCGTTGCCAGAGAAACCTCATATGTACCACCAG TGACGTTGGAGAGAAGGGACCCGACGGGGGCGGAGAATGCCGCGTCTGTGGCTGGAACGGCAACCGCCGAGGACACTAGAGGAGCAGTAGCTGAAGAGACAAAGATAATAGAAAAAGCACCCAGATATCTGCAGGAGATGCCAAAACGTCCACCGCCTGACAGGGACGACGACTGGTTTGTGTTGCTGGATGTTACGCCCAGAGAATCGTCATATAAACCACCAG TTGCCTTGAAGCGAAGTGACCAGATGGGTGCAGAGAGCTTTGTCGCTGTCGCTGCAACCGCCACCCAGGAGGACATTGAAGAAGTGGTGTCTGAGGAGAAAATGATGATGGACGCCGAGCCAAGACGCCCACTAGCGTTGCGGCAGCCAGTGCTCGACAGGGATGACGACTGGTTTGTGTTGTTGGATGCTGTTCCCAGAGAAACGCCATATGTGCCACAAG TTGCGGCCGCTGAGCGCGTTGAAGTGTCCCCAGAAGGACTTGTCTCCGTAATTCCACTAACAGTTGGCCAGGAGGGAGAAGACGGGGTGGGCATTGAGGCAGCAGACGCAGAACTGGAAGGAGCGCTGATTGAGGCGCGGGTTGTTGCACTGCCGGTGGGTGTGAGAGAACGAGACGACGTCTGGTTCGTGCTGCTGGATGTCCCGGAGAGAACACCAACATATGTGCCACCAG TTACCGTGGCAGAGTATGTTGAGGTTGCTCCTGAAGAAAGCATATCTACTGCGGCAGAAACGATGACTGTTGAGTCCAGGAAGGAGGTGATAGTTGAAGAGCTTGTGGTTTACAAAGAAGATGGAGGACTGCAGGAAGTATCCCAGCCAGTCAGGGAGAGAGATGATGATGACTGGTTTCTTCTACTGGATGTTGTTCCCAGAGAAGCTCCCTGCGTACCTCCAGGTACCCACAGCCTACAAG TTTGTGTGGCAGTACCGAGCCAAATGTATCCAAGCGTTGAACCTCAGCCAATGGAAGCGATCACCACAGAGCAGAAGTTGCAGCGGGTTGATGCTGAACAGATTCGGCCAGAGCGAGAGGATGACTGGTTTGTGCTGTTTGACACCATTCGTCAGAAGGCTGTAGCGATACCATCAG TGGCCCGTGTTGACATTGTTCCGGATATGAGGAAGACTGTTGAGGTTGAGGTGACCTCCGCAGAGTCCGTAACATGGCAGAAGATGATAATTGGTGGTGACAGCAGGCATGATGAGACGCGTTCAACTGAAATTGGAACAAGCCAAGTGGCTTCGCTGTGGGAGAGACGGGCAGGAGGAGATGATTGGTTTGTCCTGTTCGACGTCCTACGCGAAAGGCCTGTTGTCATAGCGCCAG TTGCTGTGGTTGAGTATTATGTGGACGTGGCGGCAGCCGCTGAACCAAAACCAAAATTCATCCTGAAAGATGTGACGCACCCAGCGAAGCCGTTGGAGATTAAACCGTCACTCCCCAGACCGGTGGATGGCGACTGGTTTGTGCTGCTAGACGTTGCGCCTAAAGTACCAG CGGCTGTGGACGAACGTCTCCGTGCACACACGGAAGTAAGAACAGCTGAAGAGTTTTCAGCCAATAAGCAGAGAGCTCGGCAGGCCGTCGCTGTGGTGGAGGAGACGTGGCGGCGGGAGGCGGCGGTGCAGCAGAGACCGCAGGCAGCAGTGAGGGAGGTGGAAGATGATTGGTTCATTCTCATGAATGTGGCCACTAAGAAATCAG TAGTCCCTGAGCGCATCCAGTTCCTAGCGGAGGTCAGCGTTCCAACCGCTCGGGCCGCATCAACGATCGCTCGCCCGGAGAGGAGGGCACACTTTGAGAAACGCATCTTGGAGGAAAGACGTCCGCTCGCACAAACGCATGTCAATGATGATTGGTTTGTTCTACTAGACGTTGCCCCCAAAGAGTCAG TGGTGAGCACGCAGCGGGGCGCCCGTCCGGTCAGCGCTCCGGTCTTCTCCCAGGCCGCTCTAGCCGAGGCAGGGATCCCCATGGCCCCCCTCGATCAGCCCCAGACCTCCACTCCCATCAAGACCAGCCGCAAAGAGGAAAGAAAGCTGGAGGTCACTGTCGAAGCTGTGGAGCCCTCAAAGACGGAGGCTGTGGCTGAGGTCAAG AAAAGAGCTAAGAGAATTGAGGGTGACTCAATTTATATCAGACATAGCCTTTTAATGTTGGAG GAGTTCGATAAGCCTCAGGAGGACCTGCTCAGGCATCACGCCAGCATCAGCGAGCTCAAGAGGAACTTCATGGAAGCCGCCACGGAGACCAGGCCCAGCGAGTGGGACAAGCGCCTCTCCACGCACTCCCCTTTCCGCACCCTGGGTATCAACGGTCAGCCTTTGCCCAGTGCAGATGGG AGCACGTGCATTAGTCTCCCCGGCAAAGGCTCAGAGACAAAGACTGCGCGCGAGGAGACGGGCAGCAATCGGGGCTTTTCAGGCACACCGAGTCCCTCTGTGAGCGCCAGGAGGGAGCGCGACAGTGTACATCTCCAGGTTGGGGAGGAGTCATGGGATCGGGGAGAGGTCGTAGCTTTTGAGACCTCCTTGGCGCCAATCGCAGAGGCGGAGATGGCCTTCGACCCCTCCTCCGCGGCTTTAGAGGGGACCCAGGAGGGACAAGGGCCGCGTCCCGAGGTGTCGCTGCGGCCCGAGAAGATCGTTGGATCTTCCCCGGCTTCCTGTTTCGGGAGCGATGCCCCACAGGCGGTTCGCTGCTTCCAG CCCCCTCTGGTGCAGACCCACACAGTCACCATCACAGCCGTCTCCGCCTCCTCACCCAGTGGCATCTCCACCACAGACGTGCCTATCGTCCCGACCAAGACCATCATCTATGAGTCCTCAAAG GTGGAAGTTGACGGGACAGCTGAGGACAAGGACGGCGCAACTATGTCCAGCTCCAAGACCGTTACCTCAGACGCCACCAGCGGCACCACGGTCACCACCACTCACATCTCAAAG GTAGTGAAGAGCGGATCCTCAGAGACCCGCGTGGAGAAGAGAATCGTCATAACCGCAGACTCTGACGTCGACCAAGACAAG GAGAAAGACGGCGGAGCGTCGTCATTGTAA
- the LOC120810753 gene encoding uncharacterized protein LOC120810753 isoform X30, whose translation MERDDDWFVWLDVVARETSYVPPVTLERRDPTGAENAASVAGTATAEDTRGAVAEETKIIEKAPRYLQEMPKRPPPDRDDDWFVLLDVTPRESSYKPPVALKRSDQMGAESFVAVAATATQEDIEEVVSEEKMMMDAEPRRPLALRQPVLDRDDDWFVLLDAVPRETPYVPQVAAAERVEVSPEGLVSVIPLTVGQEGEDGVGIEAADAELEGALIEARVVALPVGVRERDDVWFVLLDVPERTPTYVPPVTVAEYVEVAPEESISTAAETMTVESRKEVIVEELVVYKEDGGLQEVSQPVRERDDDDWFLLLDVVPREAPCVPPGTHSLQVCVAVPSQMYPSVEPQPMEAITTEQKLQRVDAEQIRPEREDDWFVLFDTIRQKAVAIPSVARVDIVPDMRKTVEVEVTSAESVTWQKMIIGGDSRHDETRSTEIGTSQVASLWERRAGGDDWFVLFDVLRERPVVIAPVAVVEYYVDVAAAAEPKPKFILKDVTHPAKPLEIKPSLPRPVDGDWFVLLDVAPKVPAAVDERLRAHTEVRTAEEFSANKQRARQAVAVVEETWRREAAVQQRPQAAVREVEDDWFILMNVATKKSVPERIQFLAEVSVPTARAASTIARPERRAHFEKRILEERRPLAQTHVNDDWFVLLDVAPKESVVSTQRGARPVSAPVFSQAALAEAGIPMAPLDQPQTSTPIKTSRKEERKLEVTVEAVEPSKTEAVAEVKHASEVTSTEVVELRQKRAKRIEGDSIYIRHSLLMLEEFDKPQEDLLRHHASISELKRNFMEAATETRPSEWDKRLSTHSPFRTLGINGQPLPSADGPPLVQTHTVTITAVSASSPSGISTTDVPIVPTKTIIYESSKVEVDGTAEDKDGATMSSSKTVTSDATSGTTVTTTHISKVVKSGSSETRVEKRIVITADSDVDQDKEKDGGASSL comes from the exons ATGGAAAGAGACGACGACTGGTTTGTGTGGCTGGATGTCGTTGCCAGAGAAACCTCATATGTACCACCAG TGACGTTGGAGAGAAGGGACCCGACGGGGGCGGAGAATGCCGCGTCTGTGGCTGGAACGGCAACCGCCGAGGACACTAGAGGAGCAGTAGCTGAAGAGACAAAGATAATAGAAAAAGCACCCAGATATCTGCAGGAGATGCCAAAACGTCCACCGCCTGACAGGGACGACGACTGGTTTGTGTTGCTGGATGTTACGCCCAGAGAATCGTCATATAAACCACCAG TTGCCTTGAAGCGAAGTGACCAGATGGGTGCAGAGAGCTTTGTCGCTGTCGCTGCAACCGCCACCCAGGAGGACATTGAAGAAGTGGTGTCTGAGGAGAAAATGATGATGGACGCCGAGCCAAGACGCCCACTAGCGTTGCGGCAGCCAGTGCTCGACAGGGATGACGACTGGTTTGTGTTGTTGGATGCTGTTCCCAGAGAAACGCCATATGTGCCACAAG TTGCGGCCGCTGAGCGCGTTGAAGTGTCCCCAGAAGGACTTGTCTCCGTAATTCCACTAACAGTTGGCCAGGAGGGAGAAGACGGGGTGGGCATTGAGGCAGCAGACGCAGAACTGGAAGGAGCGCTGATTGAGGCGCGGGTTGTTGCACTGCCGGTGGGTGTGAGAGAACGAGACGACGTCTGGTTCGTGCTGCTGGATGTCCCGGAGAGAACACCAACATATGTGCCACCAG TTACCGTGGCAGAGTATGTTGAGGTTGCTCCTGAAGAAAGCATATCTACTGCGGCAGAAACGATGACTGTTGAGTCCAGGAAGGAGGTGATAGTTGAAGAGCTTGTGGTTTACAAAGAAGATGGAGGACTGCAGGAAGTATCCCAGCCAGTCAGGGAGAGAGATGATGATGACTGGTTTCTTCTACTGGATGTTGTTCCCAGAGAAGCTCCCTGCGTACCTCCAGGTACCCACAGCCTACAAG TTTGTGTGGCAGTACCGAGCCAAATGTATCCAAGCGTTGAACCTCAGCCAATGGAAGCGATCACCACAGAGCAGAAGTTGCAGCGGGTTGATGCTGAACAGATTCGGCCAGAGCGAGAGGATGACTGGTTTGTGCTGTTTGACACCATTCGTCAGAAGGCTGTAGCGATACCATCAG TGGCCCGTGTTGACATTGTTCCGGATATGAGGAAGACTGTTGAGGTTGAGGTGACCTCCGCAGAGTCCGTAACATGGCAGAAGATGATAATTGGTGGTGACAGCAGGCATGATGAGACGCGTTCAACTGAAATTGGAACAAGCCAAGTGGCTTCGCTGTGGGAGAGACGGGCAGGAGGAGATGATTGGTTTGTCCTGTTCGACGTCCTACGCGAAAGGCCTGTTGTCATAGCGCCAG TTGCTGTGGTTGAGTATTATGTGGACGTGGCGGCAGCCGCTGAACCAAAACCAAAATTCATCCTGAAAGATGTGACGCACCCAGCGAAGCCGTTGGAGATTAAACCGTCACTCCCCAGACCGGTGGATGGCGACTGGTTTGTGCTGCTAGACGTTGCGCCTAAAGTACCAG CGGCTGTGGACGAACGTCTCCGTGCACACACGGAAGTAAGAACAGCTGAAGAGTTTTCAGCCAATAAGCAGAGAGCTCGGCAGGCCGTCGCTGTGGTGGAGGAGACGTGGCGGCGGGAGGCGGCGGTGCAGCAGAGACCGCAGGCAGCAGTGAGGGAGGTGGAAGATGATTGGTTCATTCTCATGAATGTGGCCACTAAGAAATCAG TCCCTGAGCGCATCCAGTTCCTAGCGGAGGTCAGCGTTCCAACCGCTCGGGCCGCATCAACGATCGCTCGCCCGGAGAGGAGGGCACACTTTGAGAAACGCATCTTGGAGGAAAGACGTCCGCTCGCACAAACGCATGTCAATGATGATTGGTTTGTTCTACTAGACGTTGCCCCCAAAGAGTCAG TGGTGAGCACGCAGCGGGGCGCCCGTCCGGTCAGCGCTCCGGTCTTCTCCCAGGCCGCTCTAGCCGAGGCAGGGATCCCCATGGCCCCCCTCGATCAGCCCCAGACCTCCACTCCCATCAAGACCAGCCGCAAAGAGGAAAGAAAGCTGGAGGTCACTGTCGAAGCTGTGGAGCCCTCAAAGACGGAGGCTGTGGCTGAGGTCAAG CACGCGTCCGAGGTGACGAGCACGGAGGTGGTGGAATTGCGACAG AAAAGAGCTAAGAGAATTGAGGGTGACTCAATTTATATCAGACATAGCCTTTTAATGTTGGAG GAGTTCGATAAGCCTCAGGAGGACCTGCTCAGGCATCACGCCAGCATCAGCGAGCTCAAGAGGAACTTCATGGAAGCCGCCACGGAGACCAGGCCCAGCGAGTGGGACAAGCGCCTCTCCACGCACTCCCCTTTCCGCACCCTGGGTATCAACGGTCAGCCTTTGCCCAGTGCAGATGGG CCCCCTCTGGTGCAGACCCACACAGTCACCATCACAGCCGTCTCCGCCTCCTCACCCAGTGGCATCTCCACCACAGACGTGCCTATCGTCCCGACCAAGACCATCATCTATGAGTCCTCAAAG GTGGAAGTTGACGGGACAGCTGAGGACAAGGACGGCGCAACTATGTCCAGCTCCAAGACCGTTACCTCAGACGCCACCAGCGGCACCACGGTCACCACCACTCACATCTCAAAG GTAGTGAAGAGCGGATCCTCAGAGACCCGCGTGGAGAAGAGAATCGTCATAACCGCAGACTCTGACGTCGACCAAGACAAG GAGAAAGACGGCGGAGCGTCGTCATTGTAA